In the bacterium genome, GTGAGCCACCGTTTTCCGCGGCCTGCCGCTCGGCGGTTTGCACGACCTCCGGCAGCAGATCGTAGCCTTTCGGATAGGCCAGAGTGACGTCCATTCCGAGGCGAGGCATGAGCGCGATGATTCCCTGCGGAACGGAAAGCGGCTTGCCGTAGCTCGGCGAGTAAGCCCAGCTCATCGTTAGCTTGCGGCCGCGAAGCGCTTCCAGGGATCCGAAATGTTGTTTCAGAGCCAGCAGATCGGCGAGCGACTGCGTCGGGTGATCCAAGTCACATTGGAGATTGACCAGCGACGGCCGGCGATGCAGCACGTTTTCCTTCAGCGCCTCGTCCACTGCCGCGGCCACCTCGCGCATGTAACGATTGCCCTCGCCCAAGTACATGTCATCGCGGATGCCGATGACTTCCGTCAGAAAGGAAAGCATGACCGCCGTTTCGCGGACGGTCTCGCCGTGCGAGACTTGAGACTTTTCTTCGTCGAGCGCTTCGACGGTAAGGCCGAGGGCATTCGCGGCGGCGGCGAAGCTGTATCGTGTGCGGGTGGATTTGTCGCGAATAATCGAAATAGCAAGTCCGCTGTCATAGTAACGGAAAGATATTTGACGGCGGTGAAACTCTTCGAGGATCTCGGCTAAATACACAATAGCCTTGATCGCGTCGAGCGGTTTCTCCCATGTCAGGAGAAAATCATCTCCATAGCCCGAAAGATCCACTCGTTTGAGAGCTTGCAGATCAAATGTGGGCGAAGAATGAGACACAATAATCCCTTAGCTAAGTGGTTTGCGGGGCCGTGTGATAGAGCACTGCTGCGGCTTCAATGGCGTCCACGATCTGCTGATAGCCCGTGCAGCGGCAGAGATTCCCGGAAATGGCGCGACGAATCTCGTCTCTACTCGGATGTTGATTCTTCAGGAGAAAAGCGTGGGCCGTGAGAATCATTCCCGGCGTGCAGAATCCGCACTGTAAGGCTCCGTGATCCATGAAAGCCTGTTGAAGAGGATGCAATCCCGTCGGCGGAGTCAATCCCTCGATCGTCGTCAACCTCTTACCGAAAACTTCTTCAACTGTCAGGCGACACGCCGGTTCTGCCTTGTTGTCAACAAGGATCGTACAGGAACCGCATACTCCCACGCCGCAACTCTTCTTCGTCCCCGTCAAATCCAAATCCTCGCGAAGAAACTCCAGGAGATTTTTCCGCGTCTGCTGGGATTGCACCAAGATGGAGTTGCCATTCACATAGAGCGTCACGAGCGATCCTCAATGCGAATGGGAATACGATAGTGACGTTGGCCGGTGGCGTGATAGACGGCATTGGCAATCGCCGGCGCCATCAGCTCGTTGCTTGGTTCTCCGATCCCCTTGGCTCCCGATGGCGACAGCGGATCCGGATTCTCAACAATAATTGCCGTCATCTCCGGCATGTCGTTCGCACGCGCGATGCGATAAGTGTTGAAATTCAGATTCGTGACGCGGCCGTCTTTCAGCCTAATTTCCTCAAAGAGACCGTATCCGGTTCCCATCGCCATCCCGCCGTAGAACTGCCCCAGCAGCATGACCGGATTCACCGCGCGACCCACGTCGTGCGCGGCCCACGCGTTCAGGAGTTTCACCTTGCCGGTTTTGCGATTCACGATTAGTTCGATGCATTGACAGCCATATACCCACGTGAAATAGGCGTTACCCTGCCCCGTTTCCTCTTCCCATGAAACTTTGGGTGCTTTGAACGTGCCGAAAGCGTAGGGATATTCCTGCAGGAGGAATAGTTCGTGAACGGCTTCGTTGAACGTGAGACTCCGGCCGTTTGGGGCAAGAAGATGCTCGTTTTCAAAGCGAATATCATCGGGCGGACAGTTCAGGTGCGAAGCTAGAAGCTCTCCAATGCGCCGCTTCAGATTTCGCGCGGCGTTGACCACTGCCCCCCCACCCATCAACGTAGCCCGCGACGCGACCGTTGTTCCGCCATCGGGTATGTTCGACGTGGACGGCTGGCGATAGCGAATGCGCTGCGGATCCACGCCGAGCTCCTGCGCCAAGAGCAGAATCATCGCGCTCTCGGCACCCTGCCCATTCTCGTGGACACCGACTTCGAGAAGAATCGAGCCGTCGAACTGCACGTTGATGATCGCGGAATTGAAATCCATGCCTTCTGCGCCGAGGCTCATTCCGCGATAACTCATCGCCAGTCCGATGCCGTACAATTCATCTGCTTCACTCTTCCCGAACGAACATTTCCGCAGTTTTTCTTCGTAGCGAGACTTGGCGAGCACGGCATCGAGAACCTCCGGCAAGCTGACCACGTGACCGTCGAGTTTTTGTCCGGTGATCGTTACGCTCCCTTGCTTCACCATGTTGCGGCGACGGAACTCCACTCCGGTCAGACCGATTTGTTCGGCGGCGATTTCGACCATTTGCTCGACGACGAAGTTCATCTGCGGTGAGCCAAAGCCTCGCATGGCGCCGGTGAACACGTTGTTGGTGTACACTCCGAAGACGTCGCAATGCACGTTCGGCACTTCATAGGGACCGCAACACTGCACCGTGGATCGCCAGGTCACCCACGGAGTGACCGAACAATAGGCGCCGGCATCGGCAATGATGTGGATCTCGGCCGCGCGGATGAGTCCGTCCTTCGTGATCCCCATCTTGTATTTCACGAAGTACGGGTGACGCTTGTAGCTTTCGCGGATGGACCATTCGCGTTCGTACGTCATTTTCACCGGGCGGCCGGTAATCCTTGCCGCCAATGCTGCCCGCGCGCATACGATCGCTGCCGTGTCGTCTTTTCCGCCGAA is a window encoding:
- the ygeW gene encoding knotted carbamoyltransferase YgeW is translated as MSHSSPTFDLQALKRVDLSGYGDDFLLTWEKPLDAIKAIVYLAEILEEFHRRQISFRYYDSGLAISIIRDKSTRTRYSFAAAANALGLTVEALDEEKSQVSHGETVRETAVMLSFLTEVIGIRDDMYLGEGNRYMREVAAAVDEALKENVLHRRPSLVNLQCDLDHPTQSLADLLALKQHFGSLEALRGRKLTMSWAYSPSYGKPLSVPQGIIALMPRLGMDVTLAYPKGYDLLPEVVQTAERQAAENGGSLHIVHDMKEAFAGADVGYPKSWAPMNVMKHRTTLLHKRDTEGLKALEKECLVRNAEYTSWECGEEIMKLTKDGNALYMHCLPADISGVSCKQGEVSASVFEKYRAATYREAGHKPFVIAAMIWLSRVPNPIAAIEQLLNR
- a CDS encoding (2Fe-2S)-binding protein yields the protein MTLYVNGNSILVQSQQTRKNLLEFLREDLDLTGTKKSCGVGVCGSCTILVDNKAEPACRLTVEEVFGKRLTTIEGLTPPTGLHPLQQAFMDHGALQCGFCTPGMILTAHAFLLKNQHPSRDEIRRAISGNLCRCTGYQQIVDAIEAAAVLYHTAPQTT
- a CDS encoding xanthine dehydrogenase family protein molybdopterin-binding subunit; the protein is MNKAWRNDAVAKVTGRAKYTDDLKFVGMLHAVPVYTDRVHARILRIETGDAEKMEGVRGVLTAKDVPGSCRYGQIFRDFRMLADDKIRYHGDVIAVVVADTRAQAIAAAGKVYVLTEELPSVLDPRAAMAEDAILVHAEHGSNVVNHHKVRRGDVERGWAEADVIFEREFQTQFVEHAYLEPESALCIPRPDGVMEVFGSMQHPFSTRRFVAAMLGVPLSEVEVRSVPMGGGFGGKDDTAAIVCARAALAARITGRPVKMTYEREWSIRESYKRHPYFVKYKMGITKDGLIRAAEIHIIADAGAYCSVTPWVTWRSTVQCCGPYEVPNVHCDVFGVYTNNVFTGAMRGFGSPQMNFVVEQMVEIAAEQIGLTGVEFRRRNMVKQGSVTITGQKLDGHVVSLPEVLDAVLAKSRYEEKLRKCSFGKSEADELYGIGLAMSYRGMSLGAEGMDFNSAIINVQFDGSILLEVGVHENGQGAESAMILLLAQELGVDPQRIRYRQPSTSNIPDGGTTVASRATLMGGGAVVNAARNLKRRIGELLASHLNCPPDDIRFENEHLLAPNGRSLTFNEAVHELFLLQEYPYAFGTFKAPKVSWEEETGQGNAYFTWVYGCQCIELIVNRKTGKVKLLNAWAAHDVGRAVNPVMLLGQFYGGMAMGTGYGLFEEIRLKDGRVTNLNFNTYRIARANDMPEMTAIIVENPDPLSPSGAKGIGEPSNELMAPAIANAVYHATGQRHYRIPIRIEDRS